In the Malassezia vespertilionis chromosome 3, complete sequence genome, one interval contains:
- a CDS encoding uncharacterized protein (EggNog:ENOG503P94S; TransMembrane:11 (i102-122o142-169i198-222o242-262i274-291o322-341i362-383o414-434i490-509o529-555i659-682o)), with translation MRFTNGAEQQAEASDTDGTQPDVIRLHIPGEEDNFFDRENYDVSGVDADQEDEAIIHVWDEESDEELEAYMRKQKKPLLPFVILPEQHAPTPGKKLRSLASWWRTLLIGSAAPGTLSVGHVAMNMASTALHPGVLLAMPVYFIRAGVVPGFIVFVLTTMLSAFGGALWVTLGRYVGSSSIESVTGKAFGMNTQWKRKLGIMLSSAVLMVYCTGAAVVGYHAMTDLLLQVFFHYTPTTSVFHDRAFVTLVVGGIMTLPVLVAATPQRHIMQVQSWSLILCYPAIIAILYVQMKDWHLPSVRPKLEPSWPSVTLVPMPHLQDYTWPWASTAMVPLLVLSALPAQILAQSRSLQRKAVYDSNVHTFYLAQSIQAAVIIAITFFVGVDIGLVGTDDLHRGLYPNFFSALPLDDDKVNIARGLFCLLLASHLCLCLTSASSACSRILKALGIQFKPLAHGANSGVQRAASPRLAANTAPHEAGAQAIEARKKRRFWRGAASGLVLWCITAFTAYSSGVGGVFRREEKEGKELRFLRSVEVIGIMGAVVGFILPAVIWLVLFRIRRPRAILLAQTESMQKRLQQYLLSPLSALIPVLSRQPARSAQEAEPLLQEQDGNAYGAVVPEASIPRHENEYSASDRDEGTYILLARKERQLQRVARGRRILQEFIVVVVLLPFGLFLVVSASIELAAGGY, from the coding sequence ATGCGTTTCACAAACGGCGCGGAACAGCAAGCGGAAGCGTCAGACACGGATGGGACGCAGCCCGATGTAATCCGCCTTCATATTCCAGGAGAGGAGGATAACTTTTTTGACCGGGAAAATTATGATGTATCCGGCGTAGATGCGGACCAGGAAGACGAGGCGATCATCCATGTGTGGGACGAAGAGAGCGACGAAGAACTTGAGGCGTACATGAGGAAGCAGAAAAAGCCGCTGCTCCCATTTGTTATTTTACCTGAGCAGCATGCTCCAACTCCCGGTAAGaagttgcgcagcttggccaGTTGGTGGCGTACGTTGTTAATAGGATCAGCGGCGCCAGGGACGTTGTCTGTAGGTCACGTTGCGATGAACATGGCGTCGACGGCACTGCATCCGGGTGTGTTGCTTGCGATGCCTGTCTACTTTATACGCGCTGGTGTTGTGCCGGGATTCATCGTGTTTGTACTGACCACAATGCTGAGTGCTTTTGGCGGTGCACTTTGGGTCACATTGGGTCGCTACGTCGGTTCGTCTTCGATTGAGTCTGTGACCGGCAAGGCCTTTGGCATGAATACGCAATGGAAGCGGAAACTGGGCATTATGCTAAGCAGTGCTGTGCTTATGGTCTAttgcacaggcgcagcggTGGTTGGGTACCACGCAATGACAGACCTGCTCTTGCAAGTCTTTTTCCACTACACACCCACGACCAGCGTGTTCCATGACCGTGCGTTTGTAACACTGGTGGTTGGCGGTATTATGACACTGCCAGTACTGGTCGCCGCCACACCACAGCGGCATATCATGCAGGTCCAGTCCTGGTCACTCATTTTGTGTTACCCCGCAATCATTGCCATTTTGTACGTGCAAATGAAGGACTGGCATTTGCCGTCGGTCCGTCCGAAGCTAGAGCCGTCCTGGCCCTCGGTGACGCTGGTGCCCATGCCCCATTTGCAGGACTATACGTGGCCCTGGGCAAGCACGGCAAtggtgccgctgcttgtgctcaGCGCATTGCCCGCACAAATCTTGGCACAGAGTCGAagtctgcagcgcaaggcggtGTATGATTCTAATGTGCACACGTTCTACCTTGCACAGAGTATCCAGGCGGCGGTCATAATTGCAATTACCTTCTTTGTGGGCGTAGACATTGGACTCGTCGGCACTGATGACTTGCACCGCGGCCTGTACCCCAACTTTTTCAGCGCATTGCCACTGGATGACGATAAAGTGAATATTGCTCGCGGGCTTTTCTGCCTTTTGCTTGCATCCCATTTGTGCCTCTGCTTGACATCGGCTAGTTCTGCCTGCAGCCGTATCCTCAAAGCACTTGGTATTCAGTTCAAGCCGCTGGCACATGGAGCGAACTCTGGCGTGCAACGTGCGGCATCGCCGAGGCTCGCTGCTAACACAGCACCACACGaggcaggcgcgcaagcaattgaggcgcgcaagaaacgcCGGTTCtggcgcggtgccgctTCAGGGCTTGTTCTCTGGTGCATCACTGCCTTTACCGCCTACTCTTCAGGCGTCGGGGGTGTTTTCCGGCGCGAGGAAAAAGAAGGGAAGGAGCTtcgctttttgcgctccGTCGAAGTGATTGGCATTATGGGCGCCGTGGTTGGATTTATTCTTCCTGCTGTGATCTGGCTTGTCCTGTTCCGGATCCGACGACCGCGCGCCATTTTGCTAGCCCAAACGGAGAGCATGCAAAAGCGGCTCCAGCAGTATTTACTGAGTCCACTTAGCGCGCTTATTCCCGTCTTGTCGCGTCAGCCTGCGCGGAGTGCACAAGAGGCAGAGCCACTGCTCCAAGAACAGGACGGGAATGCCTATGGTGCCGTGGTTCCTGAAGCGTCGATTCCCAGGCATGAGAATGAATACAGTGCTTCAGATCGAGACGAAGGTACTTATATACtgctggcgcgcaaggagcgccagctgcagcgtgtTGCGCGAGGACGGCGAATTTTGCAAGAATTTATTGTAGTTGTAGTGCTCCTCCCGTTCGGCCTCTTTCTGGTGGTCTCTGCATCGATTGAGCTGGCCGCGGGCGGTTACTGA